The Aedes aegypti strain LVP_AGWG chromosome 3, AaegL5.0 Primary Assembly, whole genome shotgun sequence genome contains a region encoding:
- the LOC5571117 gene encoding uncharacterized protein LOC5571117, whose product MLVLATIITVFLKCFAYSAPSNNFEVTRGCLQYNTDHGYKHAHPYYPISRFQHLNVTNDDVKIFRMGVLGPNDGHLRLAPTMFPYDKTEMNEIVLSGWANTKTVVRHYTRNSPQEQVSKIVLREQSSIGMLSYFKPFMFTVAIHPGGQVELTRDEDSKPFLQYRDPKVSADYLGFCNWDRPLVFFYDCPLEVDQRACDGIVFSK is encoded by the exons ATGTTGGTTCTAGCTACGATCATTACCGTCTTTCTCAAGTGTTTCGCGTACAGCGCACCATCcaataattttgaag TAACACGGGGCTGCTTGCAGTATAATACCGACCATGGTTACAAGCACGCACATCCATATTATCCCATCAGCCGATTTCAACACTTGAACGTAACCAATGATGACGTCAAAATATTCCGAATGGGCGTCCTGGGTCCCAACGATGGTCATTTGCGGTTGGCCCCAACCATGTTTCCTTACGACAAAACCGAAATGAATGAAATCG ttctaTCCGGATGGGCAAACACAAAAACCGTAGTTCGTCATTACACTCGGAACTCTCCCCAGGAACAAGTTTCTAAAATAGTGCTACGGGAACAATCGAGCATTGGTATGCTGTCGTACTTCAAGCCGTTTATGTTTACCGTGGCGATTCACCCGGGCGGTCAGGTGGAGCTCACGAGGGACGAAGATTCCAAACCATTTCTGCAGTACCGAGATCCGAAGGTGTCTGCAGACTACCTAGGATTCTGTAATTGGGATCGTCCGTTGGTGTTCTTTTACGATTGCCCCCTGGAGGTGGATCAAAGGGCTTGCGATGGGATTGTATTTAGCAAATAG